One genomic segment of Falco biarmicus isolate bFalBia1 chromosome 15, bFalBia1.pri, whole genome shotgun sequence includes these proteins:
- the PABPN1L gene encoding embryonic polyadenylate-binding protein 2 codes for MDKEGRGESPNPGGGNAVPLRGHACAPRVHTRVRCRPRDSNLSLFLDASETCWQDPPSLAAVEVSWDVTEMAALQKAADGDSDSPLEGDSAEELAVQDPELEAIKARVREMEKEDERLKELQMKAESRFIMSAEAGPFLKATEEKMEVDQRSIYVGNVDYGGTAEELESHFNSCGQINRVTILCDKFSGHPKGYAYIEFEEKSSVRAAVELDESVFRGRIIKVLPKRTNMPGISTTDRGGYRGCFQARGGLAQQGGYYRGQHPRVRGRMYRGRARLLPWYFPY; via the exons ATGGACAAGGAGGGCCGGGGGGAGTCCCCGAACCCAGGTGGGGGCAATGCCGTGCCCCTGCGCGGCCACGCGTGTGCTCCCCGGGTGCACACGCGTGTCCGCTGCCGCCCCCGGGACTCGAACCT TTCTCTTTTCCTGGATGCTTCAGAGACCTGCTGGCAGGACCCACCATCTCTGGCAGCAGTGGAGGTGTCCTGGGACGTGACAGagatggcagctctgcagaaagctgcagatGGTGACTCGGACTCCCCCCTGGAGGGGGACAGCGCGGAAGAGCTGGCTGTGCAGGACCCA GAGCTGGAGGCCATCAAAGCCAGAGTGCGGGAGATGGAGAAAGAGGATGAGAGGCTGAAGGAGTTGCAGATGAAAGCTGAAAGCCGCTTCATCATGAGCGCAGAGGCAG GTCCCTTCCTAAAGGCAACTGAGGAAAAGATGGAGGTTGACCAGCGTTCCATCTACGTGGGCAAC GTGGATTACGGGGgcacagcagaagagctggaaTCTCACTTCAACAGCTGTGGGCAGATCAACCGAGTGACCATCCTCTGCGACAAGTTCTCAGGGCATCCCAAAGG GTACGCCTACATCGAGTTTGAAGAGAAGAGCTCTGTGAGGGCTGCGGTGGAGCTGGATGAGAGCGTGTTCAGAGGCCGTATTATTAAG GTGCTGCCCAAGAGGACCAACATGCCAGGCATCAGTACCACCGACCGTGGGGGCTACCGGGGCTGCTTCCAAGCCCGGGGAGGGCTGGCCCAACAGGGAGGCTACTACAGAGGGCAGCACCCAAGGGTGCGAGGGAGGATGTACAG GGGTCGGGCAAGGCTGCTGCCTTGGTATTTTCCGTACTAG
- the TRAPPC2L gene encoding trafficking protein particle complex subunit 2-like protein — translation MAVCIAVIAKENYPLYIRSVPTENELKFHYTVHTSLDVVDEKISAMGKALVDQRELYLGLLYPTEDYKVYGYVTNSKVKFVMVVDSSNTALRDNEIRSMFRKLHNSYTDIMCNPFYNPGDRIHSRAFDSMVNSMMMQVC, via the exons ATGGCGGTGTGCATCGCCGTGATCGCCAAGGAG AACTATCCCCTCTACATCCGGAGTGTTCCAACTGAAAATGAGCTGAAGTTCCACTACACTGTGCACACTTCCCTTGATGTTGTGGATGAAAAGATCTCTGCGATGGGCAAGGCTCTTGTAGATCAGAGGGAACTGTACCTAGGGCTTCTTTACCCCACTGAAGACTACAAGGT ATACGGCTACGTGACAAATTCGAAGGTGAAGTTTGTTATGGTGGTGGATTCTTCAAACACAGCACTTCGAGACAATGAGATCCGCAGC ATGTTCCGAAAGCTGCATAATTCATATACAGACATAATGTGCAACCCTTTTTATAACCCTGGGGACCGTATCCATTCCAG gGCTTTTGATAGCATGGTGAACTCCATGATGATGCAGGTGTGCTGA